A portion of the Acidobacteriota bacterium genome contains these proteins:
- a CDS encoding PKD domain-containing protein — translation MSAIHRRAVVVALAVVASVSCSVEPASVPVPSGPSELALSLGVSASPDMISQDGVSTSRLNITARDSNGLPKSGVALRLDILVQDISGALVPADYGTLSNRWPSTGSDGTVGVTYIAPPTPNGGVVTNRVVTFRVIPIGTDYSDALSRTVDLLLVPPGTIRPPTRMVPKFTYSPSGPRTYDTVFFDASSTSDPDAAIVSYQWQFGDGSTSTGRQATHSYELAGSYGVVLTVSDAFGTSVSTPVTQISVSTSPGPNAQFTYSPTAPGLGTNVIFNAAASTAPPGRRITGYNWDLGDGTFVEGIAVQHRMHGHGHLHGGAAGDRRRRPHQRGHADADGGRPQLAKRAVHHVTNGAGYRHDGGVQRDGVHRAGRADDCLLRVGLRRAWRHRVWCHIDIPVRKRGYVHRGADGHRQHRPQGCAVRHHYRGAASRGGAVTAEQIRRGGDPAAAIDLCRDALARFPGHLSARVTLGWALLDLGRLQEAREEFQIVRQSAPDNFAAIRGLAQLHVLEENDNSYTPDMDAAQEPSAPAAITPSAAPKLAAAPVAPVEPVAALVPPAPQPAAPEPSAPEPSVPEPAAPEPIAAVPVAPAPPPAPVVAPVAAVPPMAAVAPPAPQPVAAAHVPSPSPLVMRLESWLSRVEQLRAAV, via the coding sequence ATGAGCGCGATCCATCGTCGTGCCGTGGTTGTGGCCCTGGCCGTTGTCGCCAGTGTGTCCTGTAGCGTGGAACCGGCATCAGTGCCGGTCCCGAGCGGTCCCTCCGAACTGGCGTTGTCGCTGGGCGTGTCCGCCTCGCCCGACATGATCAGCCAGGACGGCGTGTCCACATCGCGCCTCAACATCACGGCGCGTGATTCAAACGGCCTGCCGAAATCCGGCGTGGCCCTGCGCCTCGACATCCTGGTGCAGGACATCAGCGGCGCCCTGGTGCCGGCCGACTACGGGACGCTGAGCAACCGTTGGCCGTCCACCGGCAGCGATGGCACCGTGGGCGTCACCTACATCGCGCCACCCACACCAAACGGTGGCGTGGTCACGAACCGCGTGGTCACGTTCCGCGTGATTCCGATCGGCACCGATTATTCAGACGCGCTGTCGCGTACGGTGGACCTGCTCCTCGTGCCGCCCGGCACGATTCGGCCCCCGACGCGCATGGTGCCCAAATTCACCTATTCGCCGTCGGGCCCCCGCACGTACGACACGGTCTTTTTTGACGCGTCCAGCACGTCCGATCCCGACGCGGCGATCGTCTCCTACCAGTGGCAGTTTGGCGATGGCAGCACCAGCACGGGCCGCCAGGCCACCCATAGTTACGAGCTGGCGGGGAGTTATGGCGTGGTGCTGACCGTCAGCGACGCATTCGGCACCAGCGTGTCAACCCCGGTCACCCAGATTTCGGTCTCGACCTCGCCCGGCCCGAACGCGCAGTTCACCTACTCGCCGACCGCGCCCGGCCTCGGCACCAACGTCATCTTCAACGCGGCGGCCTCCACGGCGCCTCCCGGACGTCGCATCACGGGCTACAACTGGGATCTTGGCGACGGCACGTTCGTCGAAGGCATCGCCGTGCAGCACAGAATGCACGGTCACGGGCACCTTCACGGTGGTGCTGCAGGTGACCGACGACGCCGGCCGCACCAGCGTGGCCACGCAGACGCTGACGGTGGGCGACCTCAGCTCGCCAAACGCGCAGTTCACCATGTCACCAACGGCGCCGGGTATCGGCACGACGGTGGTGTTCAACGCGACGGCGTCCACCGTGCCGGCAGGGCGGACGATTGTCTCCTACGAGTGGGACTTCGGCGTGCCTGGAGGCACCGGGTCTGGTGTCACATCGACATTCCAGTACGCAAGCGCGGGTACGTTCACCGTGGTGCTGACGGTCACCGACAACACCGGCCGCAAGGGTGTGCGGTCCGCCACCATTACCGTGGTGCCGCCTCCCGAGGAGGAGCAGTGACAGCCGAACAAATTCGTCGAGGTGGGGACCCGGCGGCCGCAATCGATCTCTGTCGCGACGCGCTGGCGCGATTTCCGGGCCATCTCTCAGCCCGGGTGACACTGGGGTGGGCGCTGCTGGACCTGGGGCGGCTCCAGGAAGCTCGTGAAGAGTTCCAGATCGTCCGGCAATCCGCGCCCGACAATTTCGCCGCCATTCGCGGGCTGGCGCAGTTGCACGTCCTTGAAGAGAACGACAACAGCTACACCCCGGACATGGATGCGGCGCAGGAACCGTCTGCGCCGGCAGCCATAACGCCATCGGCGGCGCCGAAACTGGCCGCGGCTCCCGTCGCCCCGGTCGAACCGGTCGCGGCCCTGGTCCCGCCGGCGCCGCAACCGGCGGCGCCCGAGCCGTCGGCACCCGAGCCGTCGGTTCCGGAACCAGCCGCCCCTGAACCGATCGCCGCTGTGCCAGTGGCCCCTGCGCCGCCGCCAGCGCCCGTGGTGGCTCCTGTCGCAGCGGTCCCTCCGATGGCTGCGGTGGCCCCGCCGGCACCGCAACCGGTGGCCGCGGCACACGTCCCGTCCCCATCGCCGCTGGTGATGCGTCTTGAATCGTGGCTGTCGCGGGTCGAGCAACTTCGGGCCGCGGTCTGA
- a CDS encoding aminopeptidase P family protein, with the protein MVDSRPDWPARLAALRRQWQADGTVCVVSSPTNIAYLTGFHGSAGLFVQSGGGDWLVLDGRYTTVATEAGARGDLAPVSVVTTETTYEAALARVIAGTGATRIIFEADHVTVSLLKRWQVAVPGEFQDHAGLVEPLRLIKDAHEIAVFRRAGAALAGVAARLGEWVREGRSERQVAAEIDLGLHRAGFTKPAFDTIVASGPNSAHPHAHPGDRCLSPGDLVVLDFGGVLDGYCVDLTRMAAVGRPGDEAAGIFRAVRRAQQAALDVMCAGVATGAVDWAARQVLDAEGLGAAFVHGTGHGLGLEVHEAPRLSRLSPPDELLRAGMVCTVEPGAYVPGVGGARLEDDVLVTDTGIEVLTAGPRDLLTV; encoded by the coding sequence GTGGTTGATTCCCGTCCCGACTGGCCGGCCCGACTGGCCGCGCTTCGACGCCAATGGCAGGCCGACGGCACCGTGTGCGTCGTGTCGTCGCCCACCAACATCGCCTATCTGACCGGATTCCATGGGTCGGCCGGGCTGTTCGTCCAAAGCGGGGGCGGGGACTGGCTGGTCCTTGATGGCCGGTACACCACCGTCGCGACGGAGGCAGGCGCGAGGGGCGACCTGGCGCCGGTCTCGGTGGTCACCACCGAGACTACCTATGAAGCCGCGCTTGCCAGGGTGATTGCCGGCACCGGCGCCACGCGCATCATTTTTGAGGCCGATCACGTTACGGTGTCGCTGCTGAAGCGATGGCAGGTCGCGGTTCCCGGGGAGTTTCAAGATCACGCCGGTCTGGTGGAACCCCTCCGGCTCATCAAGGACGCCCACGAGATTGCGGTGTTCCGGCGAGCGGGCGCCGCGTTGGCCGGAGTGGCCGCGAGGTTGGGGGAGTGGGTCAGGGAGGGCCGGTCCGAGCGGCAGGTGGCGGCCGAGATCGACCTCGGCCTGCACCGGGCCGGTTTCACCAAGCCGGCCTTCGACACGATTGTCGCGTCGGGCCCGAATTCGGCCCATCCGCACGCCCATCCAGGCGATCGCTGCCTGAGTCCCGGCGACCTGGTGGTGCTGGACTTCGGCGGGGTCTTGGACGGATACTGCGTGGACTTGACCCGGATGGCGGCGGTGGGCCGGCCCGGGGACGAAGCTGCCGGCATCTTTCGCGCGGTGCGGAGGGCGCAGCAGGCAGCGTTGGACGTAATGTGCGCTGGTGTCGCCACCGGCGCGGTTGATTGGGCCGCTCGCCAGGTTCTTGACGCAGAAGGACTTGGAGCGGCATTTGTTCATGGGACCGGCCATGGGCTCGGACTTGAGGTACATGAGGCGCCGCGACTATCGCGCCTCTCGCCTCCCGACGAGCTCCTCCGGGCCGGAATGGTCTGCACCGTCGAACCCGGCGCCTATGTGCCCGGAGTTGGTGGGGCACGGCTGGAGGACGATGTGCTCGTGACCGATACGGGCATTGAAGTCCTCACGGCGGGACCACGCGACTTGCTGACTGTTTGA
- the accB gene encoding acetyl-CoA carboxylase biotin carboxyl carrier protein: MNLDALKDILNLVREHELAEFEMEHDGLKVRIRKAGREYVVTQAAPAAAPAPLAPVAPIATAAPAAVAPPPAVDAGVPLAVIKAPIVGTLYRSAEPGAKPFVEVGSIVKKGQVLCIIEAMKLMNEIECECDGEIAAAYVDNGQPVQFGDRIFAVKVS, from the coding sequence ATGAACCTCGACGCCCTCAAAGACATTCTGAACCTGGTTCGCGAGCATGAGCTTGCGGAATTCGAAATGGAGCACGACGGCCTCAAGGTCCGCATTCGCAAGGCGGGCCGTGAGTACGTGGTGACCCAGGCGGCGCCCGCTGCGGCACCCGCACCCCTCGCGCCTGTCGCGCCGATCGCCACGGCCGCGCCGGCGGCCGTCGCTCCACCCCCAGCGGTGGACGCCGGTGTGCCGCTGGCCGTCATCAAGGCGCCCATCGTGGGCACCTTGTACCGGTCGGCCGAGCCCGGCGCCAAGCCGTTTGTCGAAGTCGGGTCGATCGTCAAGAAGGGCCAGGTGCTCTGCATCATCGAAGCGATGAAGCTGATGAACGAAATCGAATGTGAATGTGACGGCGAAATTGCCGCGGCTTACGTGGACAACGGCCAGCCGGTGCAGTTCGGCGACCGGATCTTTGCCGTGAAGGTGAGCTGA
- the accC gene encoding acetyl-CoA carboxylase biotin carboxylase subunit, which yields MFNKILIANRGEIALRIICACREMGIKTVAVYSQADEHSLHVRFADEDVCIGPARSADSYLSVPAIISAAEITGADAIHPGYGFLSESAYLAEVCEACHIKFIGPDPNVIRLLGDKARARRAMKKAGVPILPGSDGPVQGEEEAIKIAKDLGFPLIIKAVAGGGGRGMRIVRNAEELPKNVKTAMREAEAAFGLGDVYLERYVEAPRHIEIQVMGDHHGNVVHLGERECSVQRRHQKLIEEAPSAALTDKQRKKLGATVVEAARAVQYSNAGTFEFLLDATGNFYFLEVNTRLQVEHPVTEFVTGIDIVKEQIRVAAGQRLSVRQSDIEFRGHAIECRVNAEDPVTFTPSPGLITAYSVPGGPGVRVDSFVHSDCTVSPYYDSLIAKIITYGRDRNEAIARMKRTLEMTVIEGIKTSIPLHLKILNDPDFVAARINTSFMERFMPDKTAGKGKLAESA from the coding sequence GTGTTCAACAAGATCCTGATCGCGAATCGTGGGGAGATTGCGCTCCGCATCATCTGCGCGTGTCGCGAGATGGGCATCAAGACCGTCGCCGTCTATTCCCAGGCCGACGAACATTCCCTGCACGTGCGGTTTGCCGACGAAGACGTCTGCATCGGGCCGGCCCGCAGCGCCGATTCCTATCTGAGTGTGCCGGCGATCATCAGCGCGGCGGAAATCACCGGCGCTGACGCCATTCATCCCGGCTACGGGTTCCTCTCCGAGAGCGCGTATCTCGCCGAAGTGTGCGAAGCGTGCCACATCAAGTTCATCGGGCCCGACCCGAACGTCATCCGGTTGCTTGGCGACAAGGCGCGCGCCCGGCGTGCGATGAAAAAAGCCGGCGTGCCGATTCTGCCGGGCAGCGACGGCCCGGTGCAGGGCGAGGAAGAAGCGATCAAGATCGCCAAGGACCTCGGCTTTCCACTCATCATCAAGGCCGTGGCCGGCGGGGGCGGTCGAGGCATGCGCATCGTGCGCAACGCCGAGGAACTGCCCAAAAACGTCAAGACCGCCATGCGTGAAGCCGAGGCCGCGTTTGGCCTGGGTGATGTCTACCTCGAACGGTACGTGGAGGCGCCGCGCCACATCGAAATCCAGGTCATGGGCGACCATCACGGCAACGTGGTGCATCTGGGCGAACGTGAGTGTTCGGTGCAGCGCCGGCACCAGAAGCTGATCGAAGAAGCACCCTCGGCCGCGCTCACCGACAAGCAGCGCAAGAAGCTGGGCGCCACGGTTGTGGAGGCCGCCCGCGCGGTGCAGTACAGCAATGCGGGCACGTTTGAGTTCCTGCTCGACGCCACCGGCAACTTCTATTTCCTCGAAGTCAACACCCGCCTGCAGGTGGAACATCCGGTGACCGAGTTCGTGACCGGGATCGACATCGTGAAGGAACAGATTCGGGTGGCGGCAGGGCAGCGCCTCTCGGTGCGGCAGAGCGACATCGAGTTTCGCGGACACGCGATCGAGTGCCGCGTGAACGCCGAAGATCCGGTGACGTTTACGCCCAGCCCCGGACTCATCACGGCCTACAGCGTGCCCGGCGGCCCCGGTGTGCGCGTGGATTCGTTCGTGCACTCCGATTGCACCGTGTCGCCGTACTACGACTCGCTCATCGCAAAAATCATCACGTATGGCCGCGATCGCAATGAGGCCATCGCGCGCATGAAGCGCACGCTTGAGATGACGGTGATCGAGGGCATCAAGACATCGATCCCGCTCCATCTCAAGATCCTCAACGACCCCGACTTCGTGGCCGCGCGGATCAACACGAGCTTCATGGAGCGCTTCATGCCGGACAAAACGGCGGGAAAAGGCAAGCTCGCCGAAAGCGCGTGA
- a CDS encoding thiamine phosphate synthase, whose translation MRGLYAILDCDAVAARGWAPADVCRAWLTAGVRLIQLRAKSARFGAFLDVADDIAPLCREAGATLFINDRADVAVLCGADGVHVGQDDLAPADAHRVFENGALGLPFSGNVARPVPQGRGLVGLSTHTDAQIAAAVSQPISYLAIGPVFGTGSKDTGYGAVGLAQVERAAVAARAAGLPLVAIGGITLDRAPAVWAAGADAVAVIADLLPAERAGLEARARDWLRAGPGRL comes from the coding sequence GTGAGGGGGCTCTACGCCATCCTCGACTGTGACGCAGTTGCCGCTCGCGGCTGGGCGCCGGCCGACGTCTGTCGTGCCTGGCTCACCGCCGGCGTGCGCCTGATTCAGCTGCGCGCCAAGTCTGCGCGGTTCGGCGCGTTCCTTGACGTGGCCGACGATATCGCGCCGCTGTGCCGTGAGGCCGGCGCCACACTCTTCATCAATGACCGCGCTGATGTCGCCGTCCTCTGCGGTGCCGACGGCGTCCACGTCGGGCAGGACGACCTCGCGCCGGCTGATGCCCACCGTGTCTTCGAAAACGGGGCACTGGGACTCCCTTTCTCCGGAAACGTAGCGCGGCCTGTTCCTCAAGGCCGAGGCCTTGTGGGTCTCTCCACCCACACTGATGCCCAGATTGCGGCGGCGGTGAGTCAGCCGATCTCTTACCTGGCGATCGGTCCGGTGTTCGGCACCGGGTCGAAAGACACGGGGTATGGCGCGGTGGGATTGGCTCAGGTTGAGCGCGCCGCCGTGGCCGCGCGAGCCGCCGGCCTGCCACTGGTGGCCATCGGCGGCATCACCCTCGACCGCGCCCCGGCCGTGTGGGCCGCGGGTGCCGATGCGGTGGCTGTCATCGCCGATTTGCTCCCCGCAGAGCGAGCCGGGCTCGAAGCTCGGGCGCGGGATTGGTTGCGCGCCGGGCCGGGTCGCCTATAA
- a CDS encoding amino acid permease: protein MDSNLLRTKSIEQLVGDVEHGSKALKRSLSAWDLTLLGIGAIIGTGIFVLTGTAAANQAGPSIMVSYLAAGLACGFAALCYAEFASMIPIAGSAYTYAYATLGELVAWMIGWDLILEYAVGSMTVAIGWSGYMQKLLSGAGIHLPVWMSAAPGTLDANGVSIGALINLPAVLIVLAITALLVVGVQATARANAIMVSIKLVAIVFFIAVGATYVKPENWEPFFAYGWQGTMAAAAVVFFAYIGFDAVSTTAEEAKNPQRDLPIGILSSLVVCTVLYLAVAAVLTGIVPVVESKTDAAFLNAPVAFALSLIGQDWAAYLVSAGAVAGITSVLLVMLLSQPRIFFAMSRDRLLPPGVSVVHPKYGTPYITTIITGVVVAIVAGFTQIQTVGEMTSIGTLFAFVVVCAAVLILRRTRPEAKRPFRVPGGGVLPVLGIVSCFYLMLSLPVVTWVRFLVWLDLGLIIYWVYGRTHSTLANAAEQAKRTGMQALANFITAFGALALFNGFAMAILGFFTEWGITNETTAKWHEIGVTHEQADIFGLQVLGVSLVVFIIGRVLSKTSGEK, encoded by the coding sequence ATGGATTCAAACCTCCTCAGAACCAAGTCGATTGAACAACTTGTCGGAGACGTCGAGCACGGGTCAAAGGCGCTCAAGCGCAGCCTGAGCGCGTGGGACCTGACGTTGCTGGGTATCGGCGCCATCATCGGCACCGGCATCTTCGTCCTCACCGGCACGGCAGCGGCCAATCAGGCGGGACCCTCCATCATGGTCTCGTATCTGGCCGCGGGTCTCGCCTGCGGCTTCGCCGCCCTGTGTTACGCCGAGTTCGCATCGATGATCCCCATTGCCGGCAGCGCGTATACCTACGCTTATGCCACATTGGGCGAGCTGGTGGCCTGGATGATCGGCTGGGACCTCATCCTCGAATACGCCGTGGGCTCGATGACCGTCGCCATCGGCTGGAGCGGCTACATGCAGAAGCTGCTCTCGGGCGCCGGCATTCACCTGCCGGTCTGGATGAGCGCGGCGCCGGGCACGCTTGACGCCAACGGCGTCTCGATTGGCGCACTCATCAACCTGCCGGCCGTGCTCATCGTGCTGGCGATCACCGCGCTCCTGGTGGTCGGTGTGCAGGCCACGGCCCGCGCCAACGCCATCATGGTGAGCATCAAGCTCGTCGCGATTGTCTTTTTCATCGCGGTCGGCGCCACCTACGTCAAGCCCGAGAACTGGGAGCCGTTTTTCGCCTACGGCTGGCAGGGCACCATGGCGGCCGCGGCGGTCGTGTTTTTCGCCTACATCGGCTTTGACGCCGTTTCGACCACGGCTGAAGAAGCCAAGAACCCCCAGCGTGACCTGCCCATCGGCATCCTGTCGTCACTGGTGGTCTGCACGGTGTTGTACCTGGCAGTGGCGGCCGTGTTGACCGGCATCGTGCCGGTGGTGGAGAGCAAGACCGACGCCGCGTTCCTGAACGCGCCTGTCGCGTTTGCCCTGAGCCTCATCGGCCAGGACTGGGCGGCCTATCTCGTCTCGGCCGGCGCCGTCGCCGGCATCACGTCGGTGCTGCTCGTCATGCTGCTGAGCCAGCCGCGCATCTTCTTCGCGATGAGCCGCGATCGCCTGCTGCCGCCGGGCGTCAGCGTCGTGCATCCGAAGTACGGCACGCCGTACATCACGACGATCATCACCGGTGTCGTCGTGGCTATCGTTGCCGGGTTCACGCAGATTCAGACCGTGGGCGAGATGACCAGCATCGGTACGCTGTTCGCCTTTGTCGTCGTGTGCGCGGCGGTCCTGATCCTGCGTCGCACGCGGCCTGAGGCCAAGCGGCCGTTCCGCGTGCCCGGTGGCGGCGTGTTGCCGGTGCTGGGCATCGTCTCGTGTTTCTATCTGATGTTGAGCCTGCCCGTGGTCACCTGGGTGCGGTTCCTGGTGTGGCTGGACCTCGGCCTGATCATCTATTGGGTGTACGGCCGGACCCACAGCACACTCGCCAATGCGGCCGAGCAGGCGAAGCGCACGGGGATGCAGGCGCTGGCAAACTTCATCACCGCGTTCGGCGCCCTCGCGCTGTTCAACGGTTTTGCCATGGCCATCCTCGGGTTCTTCACCGAGTGGGGCATCACCAATGAGACCACCGCCAAGTGGCATGAGATTGGTGTGACCCACGAACAGGCCGACATCTTCGGCCTCCAGGTCCTCGGTGTGTCGCTCGTGGTCTTCATCATCGGCCGCGTGTTGTCGAAGACCTCCGGCGAGAAGTAA